Proteins co-encoded in one SAR86 cluster bacterium genomic window:
- a CDS encoding aldo/keto reductase, translating into MEKRKFKPFGEISSLSLGGGGLGQIWGETTRKEAIETVNSAIENGITHFDVAPMYGKGEAERVIGEVFKGRSIDNVFFTTKCRLGRLPDNQVYDYFNKSLTRSLDEMNMQRVDLFLLHSQLIEDDFVLFANNEFRDHNSTTLSSYYNAVIPALEKLKKEGKVGSWGIGGIGQNKALIQAINFEVPPEAIQCVINPLNSAGAIGYADEAYNPSRIFKEACKNEIPTLAIRAVQAGALTTSMDRDPHESGYDQLDFDDYLKAQPFRDISKEWNETPAKLAHRYALSIEGLSSVILGVKNRKELYECLDAEKDKKLTSIEIQTLQNLFR; encoded by the coding sequence ATGGAAAAAAGAAAATTTAAACCATTCGGAGAGATAAGTTCTCTTTCGCTAGGCGGAGGTGGACTCGGCCAGATTTGGGGTGAAACTACTAGAAAAGAAGCTATAGAGACAGTGAACTCTGCAATTGAAAATGGAATAACTCATTTTGATGTTGCGCCAATGTACGGAAAAGGGGAAGCTGAGAGGGTAATTGGAGAAGTCTTCAAAGGAAGATCTATAGACAATGTTTTTTTTACAACAAAATGCAGATTAGGGAGACTTCCAGATAATCAAGTTTATGATTATTTTAATAAATCATTAACACGAAGTCTTGATGAGATGAACATGCAAAGAGTAGATTTATTTTTGCTTCACTCACAGTTAATAGAAGACGATTTCGTACTTTTTGCTAATAATGAATTTCGAGATCATAACTCCACTACTCTAAGCTCTTATTATAATGCTGTAATACCTGCACTTGAAAAACTTAAGAAAGAGGGGAAGGTTGGAAGTTGGGGAATTGGAGGAATTGGACAAAATAAGGCACTAATTCAGGCTATAAACTTTGAAGTGCCTCCAGAGGCTATACAGTGTGTGATAAATCCACTTAATTCGGCCGGCGCCATAGGTTATGCAGATGAAGCATACAACCCTAGTCGTATATTTAAAGAAGCCTGCAAGAATGAAATACCTACTTTGGCAATTAGAGCAGTCCAGGCAGGTGCACTAACCACATCAATGGATAGAGATCCTCATGAATCAGGATATGATCAATTAGATTTTGATGATTATCTAAAAGCTCAACCCTTTAGAGATATTTCTAAAGAATGGAATGAAACTCCAGCTAAATTAGCACACAGATATGCATTGAGTATTGAAGGTCTTTCTTCAGTGATCCTGGGAGTAAAAAATAGAAAAGAGTTATATGAGTGTCTTGATGCTGAGAAAGATAAGAAACTTACCTCAATAGAAATACAAACTTTACAAAATTTATTTCGATAA
- a CDS encoding aldehyde reductase, with amino-acid sequence MDKVLVTGGTGFIGLHCIQQLLDQGYFVRTTIRSESRKEEVMKSMKKYSSNSENLEIVIADLLIDQGWDEAVNGCKYVLHVASPFVLEVPEDEGELIKPAVEGTLRVLKACRDNKIDKVVLTSSAAAIGYGHEEKKEFDESDWSKTKGSISAYAKSKTLAEKAAWDFMDNLSSEEKFELSVMNPVAVTGPMLTDDIGTSNSLLLQLVSGTMPACPKIHLGFVDVRDVAKAHIFSMTSDQTNGQRIIICEKEMFFVEVGKVLKEAGFKKSPTKELPNFLVKIMSIFIKQLGGMVPSLGRQIHYNSKKAQDIFNWKYISAEDSAIESAKQLESMGLLP; translated from the coding sequence ATGGACAAAGTACTAGTTACTGGTGGAACAGGTTTTATTGGTCTGCATTGCATACAACAACTTTTAGATCAGGGGTATTTTGTAAGAACAACAATTAGATCAGAAAGCAGAAAAGAAGAAGTTATGAAATCTATGAAGAAATATTCTTCAAATTCTGAAAACCTTGAAATAGTTATAGCAGATCTTTTAATAGATCAAGGTTGGGATGAAGCTGTTAATGGTTGTAAATATGTCTTACATGTAGCTTCACCTTTTGTATTGGAAGTTCCTGAAGACGAGGGTGAATTAATTAAACCCGCTGTTGAGGGTACACTAAGAGTCCTTAAGGCTTGTAGGGATAATAAAATAGATAAAGTTGTGCTAACTTCTTCTGCTGCGGCTATTGGATATGGCCATGAAGAGAAAAAGGAATTTGATGAAAGTGATTGGTCTAAAACCAAAGGGTCAATTAGTGCTTATGCAAAAAGCAAAACTCTGGCAGAGAAAGCTGCATGGGATTTTATGGACAATCTTTCATCTGAAGAAAAGTTTGAACTTTCAGTGATGAATCCGGTGGCAGTAACTGGTCCTATGCTTACAGATGATATTGGCACTTCTAATTCTCTTCTTTTACAGCTCGTTAGCGGAACTATGCCGGCTTGTCCTAAAATTCATTTAGGATTCGTGGATGTTAGAGATGTAGCTAAAGCTCATATTTTTTCCATGACATCAGATCAAACAAATGGGCAAAGAATTATTATTTGTGAAAAAGAAATGTTCTTTGTAGAGGTAGGAAAAGTACTAAAGGAGGCAGGGTTTAAAAAATCTCCTACTAAGGAACTTCCTAATTTTCTAGTTAAAATTATGTCTATTTTTATTAAGCAGCTTGGTGGTATGGTTCCATCATTAGGAAGACAAATTCATTATAATAGTAAAAAAGCTCAAGATATATTTAACTGGAAATATATATCTGCTGAGGATTCAGCTATAGAGTCTGCTAAGCAATTAGAATCTATGGGTTTACTTCCATAG
- a CDS encoding MAPEG family protein yields MGDYIYPGILSCIALLVYYFTLLKSGTSRKKFEISAPLHEGPDEYLRIVRAHQNTLEHLAIFLPGLWLFAFSVDPIWASVIGIFWPIGRLSYALGYYQEAEKRILGLYISMPPIYIFIIGSLISFLMDIFLL; encoded by the coding sequence ATGGGAGATTATATCTATCCGGGAATTTTAAGCTGTATAGCTTTATTAGTTTATTATTTTACTTTATTAAAATCGGGTACTTCCCGAAAGAAGTTTGAGATATCTGCTCCTTTACATGAAGGTCCAGATGAATATCTAAGGATTGTAAGAGCTCATCAGAATACTCTTGAACATTTAGCCATCTTTCTCCCAGGATTATGGTTATTTGCATTTTCAGTGGACCCAATTTGGGCTTCAGTCATAGGGATATTTTGGCCAATTGGAAGGTTGTCTTATGCTTTAGGGTATTATCAAGAAGCAGAAAAAAGGATTCTAGGTTTATATATCAGCATGCCGCCAATCTATATTTTTATAATTGGATCCTTAATTAGCTTTTTGATGGATATCTTTTTATTATAA
- a CDS encoding bacteriorhodopsin-like, which produces MKLFLILSSLVAGPLFAASGGDLNASDYVGVSFWLVTAALLASTVFFFIERDNVGDKWKTSLTIAGLVTGIAFWHYLYMRGVWIDTGETPTVFRYIDWLLTVPLLMVEFYLILKAVTDVAASLFWKLFVGSLAMLIFGYMGEAGLMSALPAFIIASLFWIYLIYTLWMGEGRSAVSTTSPSVQTTYNTMMWIIVVGWAIYPAGYVFGYLLGTVDASSLNLVYNLADFVNKILFGLVIWAAAIDDKQSAYG; this is translated from the coding sequence ATGAAATTATTTCTAATATTATCAAGTTTAGTTGCAGGCCCTTTATTTGCTGCTTCTGGAGGAGATTTAAATGCTAGCGATTATGTTGGCGTATCATTTTGGCTGGTTACAGCTGCACTTTTGGCTTCTACCGTTTTCTTTTTTATTGAGAGAGATAATGTTGGTGATAAATGGAAAACGTCTCTTACGATTGCAGGCCTTGTAACTGGTATAGCTTTTTGGCATTACCTATATATGCGTGGAGTTTGGATCGATACTGGAGAGACGCCGACGGTATTTAGATATATTGATTGGCTTTTAACTGTCCCTTTATTAATGGTGGAGTTTTATCTAATATTAAAAGCTGTTACGGATGTTGCAGCCTCTCTATTCTGGAAATTGTTTGTGGGATCATTAGCAATGCTAATTTTTGGGTACATGGGAGAAGCAGGACTAATGTCAGCTCTTCCAGCATTTATTATTGCTAGTTTATTCTGGATTTATCTTATCTATACGTTATGGATGGGAGAAGGAAGATCAGCTGTAAGTACAACAAGCCCATCTGTTCAAACTACTTATAACACTATGATGTGGATCATAGTAGTTGGTTGGGCTATTTATCCGGCGGGATATGTTTTTGGATATCTTTTAGGAACTGTTGATGCTAGCTCTTTAAATTTAGTATATAACCTTGCAGATTTTGTTAATAAAATTCTATTCGGATTGGTTATTTGGGCTGCTGCTATAGACGATAAACAGAGTGCTTATGGTTAA
- a CDS encoding VTT domain-containing protein, with product MKISIGIKWLTIGIVMFSSLIIPMVLLESPLAQYGEKVLLWSKDNYFLISLVVIFALTADVFLPVPNGLTNTLAGATLGWTLASFVVWIGLNLGAIFGYLIGRFAARPLVIKLIGKNNLLKSEGLSKEFSTFGLIISRPIPAVAEIITLAAGVSKVPFTKFCFVVGVTNIGVAIVFSGLGAAALASNSASLAFLGAVFLPLILYFMYRKFF from the coding sequence ATGAAAATATCAATTGGTATAAAATGGCTAACTATCGGAATAGTGATGTTCAGTTCTTTAATTATTCCTATGGTTTTATTAGAGAGTCCTCTTGCGCAATATGGAGAAAAAGTCTTACTTTGGTCTAAAGACAACTATTTTTTAATCTCTCTAGTAGTTATTTTTGCTCTTACCGCAGATGTCTTTTTACCAGTCCCAAATGGACTAACAAATACACTAGCTGGAGCAACTTTAGGCTGGACTTTAGCTTCTTTTGTAGTTTGGATAGGTCTAAATCTTGGCGCTATTTTTGGCTATCTGATTGGACGTTTTGCGGCCAGACCGTTAGTTATAAAACTGATAGGCAAAAATAATTTATTAAAGTCAGAGGGATTATCGAAAGAATTTAGTACTTTTGGTTTAATCATATCCAGACCAATACCTGCTGTAGCTGAAATTATAACTTTAGCTGCGGGAGTTAGTAAGGTGCCTTTTACTAAATTTTGTTTTGTTGTAGGAGTAACAAATATAGGTGTGGCTATAGTTTTTTCAGGTTTAGGTGCAGCTGCATTAGCTTCAAATTCAGCTTCTTTAGCTTTTCTCGGCGCAGTTTTTTTACCTTTAATACTGTATTTTATGTACAGAAAATTTTTTTAA
- a CDS encoding pyrroloquinoline quinone-dependent dehydrogenase, protein MSIKKLNILTKLVFFSFIFSLSLEGKEILKIDYSGPVTDWKSYGSSSGGGHFSIANQVTKENVRMLEKAWEYRSGDFKKASDGGLPSYWGVTPILVEDTLFACTTLNRMIALDPATGKEKWSFNPKVDVSKIVVVNCRGVSSWQSKESKGNICDHRIVMGTLDGRIIVVDAENGKPCEDFGKNGQVDLKEGLGQVSAGEYSVTSPPAIIGNKIIVGANVLDRIHNNMPSGVVRAYHVVTGELLWYWNAIPPGTKSTFDEQGKPLFIRGTPNVWSIISVDKDRDLIFLPTGNTSTDFFGGMRENLDFFSSSVVALNATNGELVWHYQMVHHDIWDFDTPAQPTLFNFERDGKIIPALAQPTKMGLLFLLNRETGIPLFPVEERPVPQSGFVEGEYLSLTQPFPTIPEPLHPLTLEANDAFGFTFLDKGSCKKQISSLLNEGIYTPPSLQGSLFYPSDYGGNNWDTPAIDPERKLIILNTRLVASNLKLIPRKDCKDYPNAGIQAGTPYCVSITPLLSPLGVPCAPRPWGKLSAINFNTGDLVWERPFGNLEGLAPWPISKLKGPPNIGGAALTSSGLTFIASTTDSYFRAFDTDTGKELWKTKLPTGGHANPMTYRAGKNQKQYVIITAGGHLNPAFKEPMGDYLIAYALPDD, encoded by the coding sequence ATGAGTATAAAAAAATTAAACATATTAACTAAGTTAGTATTTTTCTCTTTCATTTTTTCATTATCATTGGAAGGTAAAGAAATATTAAAGATAGATTATTCTGGCCCTGTAACTGATTGGAAATCTTATGGATCTAGTTCAGGAGGTGGTCATTTTAGTATTGCCAATCAAGTGACTAAAGAAAATGTTCGTATGTTGGAAAAGGCATGGGAATATAGATCCGGTGATTTTAAGAAAGCTTCAGATGGTGGACTCCCAAGTTACTGGGGAGTTACCCCTATATTAGTTGAAGATACTCTCTTTGCCTGTACTACTTTGAATAGAATGATTGCTCTTGATCCTGCAACTGGAAAGGAAAAATGGAGTTTCAACCCTAAAGTAGATGTTAGTAAAATAGTTGTAGTTAATTGTCGAGGAGTTAGTAGTTGGCAATCTAAAGAATCTAAAGGAAATATTTGTGACCATCGAATTGTTATGGGAACTTTAGATGGTCGTATTATTGTTGTTGATGCAGAAAATGGAAAACCTTGTGAAGATTTTGGTAAAAATGGTCAGGTAGATTTAAAGGAAGGGCTTGGTCAAGTATCTGCAGGGGAGTATTCGGTTACTTCGCCACCAGCTATAATTGGTAATAAGATTATTGTAGGAGCTAATGTTTTAGATCGAATTCATAATAACATGCCAAGCGGTGTGGTGAGAGCCTACCATGTAGTAACTGGAGAACTTCTTTGGTATTGGAATGCAATACCTCCAGGCACAAAATCTACTTTTGACGAGCAAGGTAAGCCCTTATTCATAAGAGGGACTCCTAACGTATGGTCTATCATTTCTGTTGATAAAGATAGGGATCTAATCTTCTTACCCACTGGCAATACTTCAACAGATTTTTTTGGAGGAATGCGTGAGAATTTAGATTTCTTTTCTAGTTCTGTTGTCGCTTTAAATGCAACTAATGGTGAACTTGTTTGGCATTATCAAATGGTTCATCACGATATTTGGGATTTTGATACTCCAGCACAACCAACACTTTTTAATTTTGAAAGAGATGGAAAGATTATTCCAGCATTAGCGCAACCAACTAAAATGGGATTACTTTTTTTATTAAACAGAGAAACAGGCATCCCCTTATTTCCTGTTGAAGAAAGGCCAGTTCCTCAAAGCGGTTTTGTTGAAGGAGAATACCTTTCTCTAACGCAACCTTTTCCTACAATTCCAGAGCCTTTACATCCATTAACCCTCGAAGCTAATGATGCTTTTGGCTTTACATTCTTGGATAAAGGATCGTGCAAAAAACAAATCTCTTCTTTGTTAAATGAAGGAATTTATACTCCTCCATCTCTTCAGGGAAGTTTATTTTATCCAAGTGATTATGGAGGAAATAATTGGGATACTCCGGCCATAGATCCAGAGCGTAAACTTATTATTCTTAATACAAGATTAGTAGCATCTAATCTTAAATTGATTCCGCGAAAAGATTGCAAAGATTATCCTAATGCTGGTATTCAGGCTGGAACTCCATATTGTGTTTCCATAACTCCTCTTCTGTCACCATTAGGGGTACCTTGCGCTCCACGACCTTGGGGAAAGCTTAGTGCAATTAATTTTAATACTGGAGATTTAGTATGGGAGCGTCCTTTTGGAAATTTAGAAGGATTAGCACCTTGGCCGATATCAAAATTAAAAGGACCTCCAAATATTGGTGGAGCTGCTTTAACATCCAGTGGTTTAACATTCATTGCTTCTACTACGGATTCTTATTTTAGAGCTTTTGATACAGATACTGGAAAAGAGTTATGGAAAACGAAATTGCCCACTGGTGGTCATGCAAATCCAATGACTTACAGAGCAGGTAAAAACCAAAAACAGTATGTAATTATTACTGCAGGAGGTCACCTTAATCCTGCTTTTAAAGAACCAATGGGTGATTATTTGATTGCCTATGCTTTGCCTGATGATTAA
- a CDS encoding NADP-dependent oxidoreductase: MKAVGIMEHGGPEVLEVIEVPEVKAGPGQMRIRNYAAAVNPTDIVVRNGMLAELQKKNPPPYVPGMDAAGIVDQIGEGVETDIKVGDKVMAMVVPRGNYGAYREQIILDQNAVVRAPKDTTYIEACTLPMNALTARLSLDLLSLKEGQVLAVTGSPGAYGGYVVELAKADGLIVIADSSESDEELLKSLGVDLIIPRGEGYAEKIRQEFPNGVDGIADGALLNELAIDAVKDGGSFTSVRGFQGKPQRDIEFTATWVTTYDCRIDLLDTLRQQAEDGILTLRVADSVSSNNASEAHERLEAGGTRGRMVIEF, from the coding sequence ATGAAAGCTGTAGGAATTATGGAACATGGAGGGCCTGAGGTGCTAGAGGTTATTGAAGTGCCAGAGGTGAAAGCAGGTCCTGGGCAAATGAGAATTCGTAATTATGCAGCAGCAGTTAATCCCACGGATATTGTTGTTCGAAATGGAATGTTAGCAGAGTTACAAAAGAAAAACCCACCTCCTTATGTTCCGGGAATGGATGCAGCAGGAATAGTAGATCAAATTGGAGAGGGGGTTGAGACCGATATTAAAGTTGGTGACAAAGTAATGGCTATGGTTGTACCAAGAGGTAATTATGGAGCTTACCGAGAGCAAATAATCTTAGACCAGAACGCAGTAGTTAGAGCTCCTAAAGATACTACTTATATAGAAGCTTGTACGCTTCCTATGAATGCTTTAACTGCAAGATTATCTTTGGACTTACTTAGCCTTAAGGAGGGGCAGGTACTTGCTGTTACTGGCAGTCCAGGAGCTTATGGGGGTTATGTTGTTGAGCTTGCTAAGGCAGATGGATTGATAGTAATTGCTGATTCTAGTGAGTCAGATGAAGAGCTTCTTAAGTCCCTCGGAGTAGATCTTATAATTCCTAGAGGAGAAGGTTATGCAGAAAAAATAAGACAAGAATTTCCAAATGGCGTTGATGGGATAGCTGATGGAGCTTTACTAAACGAGCTAGCTATTGATGCAGTAAAGGATGGAGGTTCTTTTACATCTGTTAGAGGTTTTCAAGGCAAGCCACAAAGAGATATAGAATTTACAGCCACTTGGGTTACCACATATGATTGTAGAATCGATCTTCTAGATACCCTCAGACAACAAGCAGAAGATGGTATTCTTACTCTGAGAGTCGCTGATTCAGTCTCTAGTAACAATGCTTCTGAGGCACATGAAAGGCTAGAAGCAGGTGGGACAAGAGGTAGAATGGTAATCGAATTCTAA
- a CDS encoding DUF4188 domain-containing protein, with product MKNIFPGRYTAEFKEKIIVFVIGMRVNRLFALHKWLLPTFNTLRLWVHLKTNPPKGYLYGYLYLYWRGIGMMQYWQDFTALETFSHDKNQPHYKAWSQLALQTECDNTFGYWHETYEINPSSTEAIYGSMPRFGLGAASKHEKLKKEEDSARSRLEKS from the coding sequence ATGAAAAATATTTTTCCTGGAAGATATACTGCAGAATTTAAAGAAAAAATAATAGTTTTTGTCATAGGTATGAGAGTCAACAGACTATTTGCTTTGCATAAGTGGTTATTACCTACATTTAATACATTGAGGTTATGGGTTCATTTAAAAACAAACCCACCAAAAGGTTATCTTTATGGTTATTTGTACTTATACTGGAGAGGAATTGGTATGATGCAATATTGGCAAGACTTCACTGCCCTGGAAACCTTTTCCCATGATAAAAATCAACCCCATTATAAAGCTTGGAGTCAATTGGCGCTTCAAACAGAATGTGATAATACTTTTGGCTATTGGCATGAGACTTATGAAATAAATCCAAGCAGTACAGAAGCAATATATGGCAGTATGCCTAGGTTTGGTTTAGGGGCTGCTAGTAAACATGAAAAATTAAAAAAAGAAGAAGATTCAGCTAGAAGTAGATTAGAAAAATCATAA
- a CDS encoding 2-oxoglutarate and iron-dependent oxygenase domain-containing protein → MSKKTQVPVIDFKEANNSDSQLKLLNLACRDHGFFLLKNHGMQESIDRMWTASERFFSLPRNEKLRILRTEHKPLGYYDRELTKRKRDLKEVFDFMDPKSNKDDYNQWPQDESFKQAMNFFFNDASLVANQTLDLVFRSLVHSKLDLPSGNSDMSTVRLNYYPVSDPLKDDSIGEISELGEMALNHHTDPGILTLLLQDMTGGLQTFSRQDGWIDIVPKKDTIVVNLGDAMQVWTNDQYLAAMHRVSKRTNKSRYSTPYFYNPSRGEVLKPIKGISEEEDHYSSFIWKDYIQGRVDDNYSDLGEDDIQISKFRIT, encoded by the coding sequence TTGTCAAAAAAAACTCAGGTTCCAGTAATAGATTTCAAGGAGGCTAATAACAGTGATTCTCAGCTCAAGTTACTAAATTTAGCTTGCAGAGATCATGGTTTTTTTCTTTTAAAGAATCATGGCATGCAAGAATCCATAGATCGCATGTGGACCGCTTCAGAAAGGTTCTTTTCTTTGCCGAGAAACGAGAAATTGAGGATTCTTAGAACAGAACATAAACCTCTAGGATATTATGATAGAGAGTTAACAAAAAGGAAAAGAGATCTAAAAGAGGTTTTTGATTTTATGGATCCGAAATCAAATAAGGATGATTATAATCAATGGCCTCAAGATGAAAGTTTTAAGCAAGCTATGAACTTTTTTTTTAACGATGCTTCTTTAGTAGCTAATCAAACCTTAGATTTAGTATTTAGGTCCTTAGTGCATAGTAAATTAGACCTTCCATCAGGCAACTCTGATATGAGCACAGTTAGATTGAATTATTACCCAGTCAGCGATCCCTTAAAGGACGATAGTATTGGTGAAATTTCAGAATTAGGTGAAATGGCTCTTAATCATCATACAGATCCTGGGATTCTTACTTTACTTCTTCAAGATATGACCGGAGGATTGCAAACATTTTCCCGCCAAGATGGTTGGATAGATATTGTCCCAAAAAAAGATACCATTGTGGTTAATTTAGGAGATGCAATGCAAGTTTGGACAAATGATCAATATTTAGCTGCTATGCATAGAGTCTCAAAAAGAACTAATAAATCTAGATACAGTACTCCTTATTTTTACAACCCATCAAGAGGTGAAGTCTTAAAACCTATTAAAGGAATTTCAGAAGAGGAAGACCATTATAGCTCTTTCATATGGAAAGATTATATACAGGGAAGAGTTGATGATAACTATTCAGATTTAGGAGAGGATGATATTCAAATATCAAAGTTTAGGATCACTTGA
- a CDS encoding cytochrome P450, with protein sequence MNFSNPDLLKNPYPHYKKWREEKPIWWAEDINGWVLSRYEDVRFILKDAKKFSSNSMGEMDQQAMALPLLTDDPPRHTQLRAIVNKAFTTKTLKDMEVEVVSLVDKLLDDMAGKKHIDISSDFTIPLPVHIIARLMGIPEDRKDDFKRWSDALTGTGQATELQDRLPDIMEMAEYFQSLIPERRKNPSNDLFSKVVNAELDGAGISDQDIVGFNILLLIAGNETTTNLLSNLLDYLSLHPEKWKELRDNPEKIDAAVEETLRFDAPVHWVNRKATVDIDFHGQKVKKGDIVYAILGSANRDANHYDQPDTFLLNRGKSDHHTFGYGIHFCIGAPLGRMEARYALEGLFKRYKSIKPSVSGKNERTHSNMLRGFHHLWLEVEEN encoded by the coding sequence ATGAATTTTTCGAATCCTGATTTACTAAAGAATCCTTACCCGCATTACAAAAAATGGCGAGAAGAGAAACCAATATGGTGGGCAGAAGATATAAATGGTTGGGTGCTAAGTAGGTATGAAGATGTAAGATTTATCCTTAAGGATGCAAAGAAATTTTCATCAAACTCTATGGGAGAAATGGATCAACAGGCTATGGCGTTACCTTTATTGACAGATGATCCTCCTAGGCACACTCAGTTAAGAGCTATTGTTAATAAAGCTTTTACCACTAAAACACTGAAAGATATGGAAGTTGAAGTTGTCAGTTTGGTGGATAAATTATTGGATGATATGGCTGGCAAGAAGCATATTGATATATCTTCTGATTTTACCATCCCCCTTCCAGTTCACATCATCGCTCGATTAATGGGGATACCTGAAGATAGAAAAGATGATTTTAAGAGATGGTCAGATGCATTGACTGGAACAGGACAAGCTACAGAACTGCAAGATAGACTTCCCGACATAATGGAGATGGCAGAATATTTTCAGTCTCTAATCCCAGAGCGTCGAAAGAATCCAAGTAATGATCTTTTTAGTAAGGTAGTAAATGCTGAACTAGATGGAGCAGGTATTAGCGATCAAGATATAGTAGGTTTTAATATTCTATTATTAATAGCAGGCAATGAAACTACAACTAACTTGCTTTCTAATTTATTAGATTATCTTTCTTTGCATCCCGAAAAGTGGAAAGAACTTCGTGATAATCCAGAAAAAATCGACGCGGCAGTAGAAGAAACTCTTCGGTTTGATGCACCTGTGCATTGGGTTAATAGAAAGGCAACCGTTGATATAGATTTTCATGGGCAGAAAGTTAAAAAAGGAGATATTGTTTATGCAATCCTTGGTTCTGCAAATAGGGATGCTAATCATTATGATCAACCCGACACTTTCCTACTGAATCGAGGTAAAAGTGATCACCATACCTTTGGTTATGGTATTCATTTTTGCATCGGTGCTCCTTTAGGAAGAATGGAGGCACGTTATGCTTTAGAGGGTCTGTTTAAAAGATATAAGAGCATAAAACCTAGTGTTTCTGGGAAGAATGAACGTACTCATTCAAATATGCTTAGAGGTTTCCATCATCTTTGGTTAGAAGTAGAAGAAAATTAA
- the fghA gene encoding S-formylglutathione hydrolase, translated as MDIEKVSLNVMFDGEQLKFKHKSSSLECSMTFSIYLPPQAKIQDVPIIYWLSGLTCSDDNFVQKSGAQKYAAENGVAIVCPDTSPRGDSVPNDLEDSYDLGLGAGFYVNATQEPWTKNYHMYDYVTTELPNVLKNSHLPLQDNNCSIMGHSMGGHGAINIALKNPGKYKSVSAMAPICSLINSPWGQKALENYIGPDRKNWEQYESCLLISKSEEKLYLLIDQGQDDEFLENQLKPELLKEACRRANYPLKLRFQPGYDHSYFFIASFINDHIKHHQEFLF; from the coding sequence ATGGATATAGAAAAAGTGAGTTTAAATGTTATGTTTGACGGAGAGCAATTAAAGTTCAAACATAAGTCTAGCTCCCTCGAGTGTTCGATGACTTTTTCTATCTACCTTCCACCCCAAGCTAAAATTCAAGATGTACCCATAATCTACTGGCTTTCAGGATTAACATGCTCTGATGATAATTTTGTTCAAAAATCTGGTGCTCAGAAATATGCAGCAGAGAATGGAGTTGCGATTGTTTGCCCTGATACGAGCCCAAGAGGAGACAGCGTTCCAAATGATCTTGAAGATTCGTATGACTTAGGTTTAGGAGCTGGTTTTTATGTTAATGCTACTCAAGAACCCTGGACTAAGAATTACCATATGTATGATTATGTAACCACCGAACTTCCTAATGTTTTAAAAAATAGTCACTTACCTTTACAAGATAATAACTGTTCAATTATGGGCCATTCTATGGGGGGTCATGGAGCGATAAATATAGCATTAAAAAATCCTGGAAAATATAAATCTGTTTCTGCAATGGCTCCTATTTGTAGTCTCATAAACAGCCCTTGGGGTCAAAAAGCTCTTGAAAATTATATAGGTCCTGATCGTAAAAATTGGGAGCAGTATGAAAGTTGTTTATTAATCTCTAAGTCTGAAGAAAAACTTTATTTATTGATAGATCAAGGGCAGGATGATGAATTTTTAGAGAATCAACTTAAGCCTGAGTTATTAAAAGAGGCCTGTAGACGGGCAAACTATCCCTTAAAATTACGTTTTCAGCCAGGTTATGATCATAGTTATTTTTTCATCGCTAGTTTTATAAATGATCATATTAAGCACCATCAAGAGTTTCTTTTTTAA